In the Streptomyces sp. WMMC940 genome, CTCGACGCCACGCAGCCGGCCGGGACCCCCGTACCGGCTCCCGAGGGCCGCTCCACGGGCGAGCCCGGGGGAGTCGGGCCCGTGCCCGCCGCCGAGCGGACGCCCGGGGCCGAGACCGCCGCGGACGCCGAACGGCCCGGAGTGCCGGAGGACGCCGGGAGCGCGGCCGCCGGGTCAGTACCGGCCCTGGCGGGGGAAACCGCCCCCGAAGCCGAGTCGCCGGCCGAGACGCGGGCGGAGGTCGGGCCCGAGTCGCCCGCCGAGCCCGAGCCGGGCCGGGAGCCCGGGACACAGCCCGTCGCCGACGGGGTGCGGGGTGCCGGTGAGGACGTCGAGGCGGAGGCCGAGGAGATCCAGGGCGCGGCGGCGCCCGGATACGCCGACGCCGAACGCGAAGCCGTACTCCGCGTGATGCGCGAGCGCCGGGACATCCGCAACGGCTTCCGCAGCGATCCCGTCCCGCACGACGTCCTGCTCCGGGTCCTCGAGGCCGCGCACACCGCGCCCTCCGTGGGCCACTCCCAGCCCTGGGACTTCGTCGTCATCCGTTCCGCCGAGACCCGGCGCTCGATGCACGAACTCGCCCAGCGCCAGCGCGAGGCGTACGCCAAGTCGCTGCCCAAGGGCCGGGCCAAGCAGTTCAAGGAACTGAAGATCGAGGCCATCCTCGACACACCCGTCAACATCGTCGTCACCGCCGACCCGACACGCGGCGGCCGTCACACCCTCGGCCGGCACACCCAGCCGCAGATGGCTCCGTACTCCTCCGCCCTGGCCGTCGAGAACCTCTGGCTCGCCGCCCGCGCCGAGGGACTCGGCGTCGGCTGGGTCAGCTTCTTCGACGAGCGCGAGATGGTCCGCGCGCTCGGCCTGCCCGAGCACCTGGAGGTCGTGGCCTACCTCTGCGTGGGCTACGTCGACGAGTTCCCCGAGGAGCCCGAACTGATGCAGGCGGGCTGGTCCAAGCGCCGGCCGCTGTCCTGGGTCGTCCACGAGGAGACGTACGGCCGCCGCGCCCTGCCCGGCGAGGAACCCCACGACCTGCTCCAGGAGACCGTTTCCAACATCCGCCCGCTGGACGCCAAGGCGCTCGGCGAGGCGTGGGAGCGGCAGAAGCGGATGACCAAGCCCGCGGGCGCTCTCGGCATGCTCGAGATCATCTCCGCGCAGCTGGCCGGGCTGTCCCGGATGTGCCCGCCCCCGATCCCGGAGCCCGCGGCCGTCGCGATCTTCGCCGGCGACCACGGTGTGCACGCCCAGGGAGTCACTGCCTGGCCTCAGGAAGTGACCGGACAGATGGTCGCGAACTTCCTCGGTGGGGGAGCGGTCTGCAACGCCTTCGCCAACCAGGTCGGTGCGGAGGTCTGCGTCATCGACGTCGGTGTCGCCTCCGACCTCCCGGCCACCCCCGGGCTGCTGCCGCGGAAGGTGCGCCCCGGAACGGCCGACTTCACGACCGGACCCGCACTCGGCCGCGAGGAGGTCCTCGCCGCGATCGAAGTGGGCATCGAGACCGCCCGCGACCTGGTCTCCGCGGGCAACAAGGCGCTGCTCACCGGTGAGATGGGCATCGCCAACACGACGGCGTCGGCCGCGCTGATCTCCGTCTACACCGGGGTGGACCCGGCGGAGGTCACCGGGCGCGGCACCGGCATCAACGACGAGATGCACGCCCGGAAGGTGGATGTCGTCCGCCGTGCGCTGGAACTCCACCAGCCGGACGTGGCCGATCCCGTCGGCGTCCTCGCGGCGGTCGGCGGCCTGGAGCACGCGGCCCTGGTCGGCTTCATCCTGGGCGGTGCGTCGCTGCGTACGCCGGTCGTCCTGGACGGCGTCTCCGCGGGCGCCGCGGCGCTGGTCGCCCGGGCGGTGGCGCCCGAGGCCCTCGCGGCATGCATCGCCGGACACCGCAGCGCCGAGCCCGGCCACGTAGCCGCCCTGAACAAGCTGGGCCTGCGTCCGCTGGTCGACCTGGACCTCCGCCTCGGCGAGGGTACGGGCGCACTGCTCGCGCTCCCGCTCGTCCAGAGCGCGGCCCGCGCGATGCACGAGGTGGCGACGTTCGACTCGGCCGGCGTCACGGAGAAGTAGCACGGCGACAGGGCGCGCGCCATCCGTCACGGGTGGCGCGCCCCTGCCGATGCCGCACCTGTGCGCGGGCGTTCCGCGTCCGCGCCGGCGTTGCGCCCGTGCGCCGGGCGCCGCGCGTCCGCACGGCGACCGGTGCGCGGACGCCGCGATGTGCGGGAGCGGCATGGTGCTCACCCGGGGCGCGAGCCGTCCTCCCGGCGCTCGCATTGTCGCGCCCCCCACCCCGTATCGTGTTCGCCAGGACCGTCTCACCCGTCCCCACCAGCCGCTTCACCGTCGCAGCGGCCCCGCCCCGCCGCACCGAGGAGCCGCACCGCCATGGCCGAGCCCGCCGAGCAAGCCAAGAGCCCCGCGCACCCGCAGCCCGACTCCCGCGAGGAGCACCCCGCCTACCCCGTCGGACTCCGCCTCGCGGGCCGGCGCGTCGTCGTCCTCGGCGGTGGCCAGGTCGCCCAGCGCCGTCTCCCGGCCCTCATCGCCGCCGGTGCCGACATCACCCTGGTCTCACCGTCCGCGACCCCGTCCGTCGAGGCCATGGCGCAGGCGGGGGAGATCACCTGGGCCCGCCGCCGCTACCAGGACGGGGACATCGCCGACGCCTGGTACGCGCTCGTCGCCACCAGTGATCCCGTCGCCAACGAGTCCGCCTCGGCCGAGGCGGAAAGGACCAGGACCTGGTGCGTGCGGTCCGACGACGCCGAAGCGGCGACGGCGTGGACACCGGCCACCGGACGCAGCGAGGGTGTGACGGTCGCGGTGCTCACGGGCCGGGACCCGCGCCGGTCGGCCGCCGTGCGGGACGCCATCGTCGAGGGTCTGCGCGACGGTTCCCTCGCCGCACCGCGCCGTCGTGACCGTACGCCGTTCGTCGCCCTCGTCGGCGGCGGCCCGGGCGATCCCGACCTGATCACCGTGCGCGGCCGCCGGCTGCTCGCCGAGGCCGACGTCGTCATCGCCGACCGTCTCGGCCCGCGCGACCTGCTCGACGAACTCCCGCCGCACGTCGAGGTGATCGACGCCGCGAAGATCCCGTACGGGCGTTTCATGGCGCAGGAGGCGATCAACAACGCCCTCGTCGAGCACGCCAAGGCGGGCAGGTCGGTCGTGCGGCTCAAGGGGGGCGACCCGTTCGTCTTCGGCCGCGGCATGGAGGAGGCGCAGGCCCTGGCCGAGGCCGGTATCGCCTGCACGGTCGTGCCGGGCATCTCCAGTTCGATCTCCGTTCCGGGCGCAGCCGGCATCCCGGTCACCCATCGCGGTGTGGCCCACGAGTTCACGGTGGTCAGCGGCCATGTCGCGCCGGACGATCCCCGTTCGCTCGTCGACTGGGAGTCGCTCGCCAAGCTGACCGGCACGCTGGTGATCCTCATGGGCGTCGACAAGATCGGTGCCATCGCCGAGGCCCTCGTCGCCCACGGCAAGGCGCCGGACACCCCGCTCGCGCTGGTGCAGGAGGGCACCACGGCCGCCCAGCGACGGGTGGACGCGACGCTCGCGACGGTCGCGGAGACCGTCAGGACGCAGGACGTCCGGCCACCCGCGGTCATCGTCATCGGCGATGTCGTCGCCGAGGCCCTCACAAGTAACCATCGGTAACGGAACTCCGTCCCGCCCGTTGGCACCTCTCCCCGGACAAGGCAGTATCACCCTGTGGCAGATCTCATCACCATCGACGACCCCGAGGACCCGCGCCTGCGTGACTACACGGGCCTGACCGACGTCGAACTGCGGCGCAAGCGCGAACCGGCGGAGGGCCTGTTCATCGCCGAGGGGGAGAAGGTCATCCGCCGCGCCCGGCACGCCGGTTACGAGATGCGATCGATGCTGCTGTCCGCCAAGTGGGTCGACGTCATGCGCGACGTGATCGACGAGGTCCCGGCGCCGGTGTACGCGGTCAGCCCGGACCTCGCCGAACGCGTCACCGGCTACCACGTCCACCGGGGCGCCCTCGCGTCCATGCAGCGCAGGCCCCTGCCGACGGCCGGCGAGCTCCTGCGGGACGCCCGCCGTGTCGTGATCATGGAATCGGTCAACGACCACACCAACATCGGCGCGATCTTCCGGAGTGCCGCCGCCCTCGGGATGGACGCGGTGCTGCTCTCGCCCGACTGCGCCGACCCGCTCTACCGGCGCTCGGTGAAGGTCTCGATGGGCGCGGTGTTCTCCGTTCCGTACGCCCGCCTCGACTCCTGGCCCAAAGGACTGGAGACCGTACGGGAGCCGGGCTTCAAGCTGCTCGCGCTCACCCCGGACGAGAAGGCGTCGCCGATCGACGAGGCCGCTCCGCACCGGCTGGACCGGGTCGCGCTGATGCTGGGCGCCGAGGGCGACGGGCTGTCCACGCAGGCCCTGGTGGCGGCCGACGAGTGGGTGCGCATCCCGATGGCCCACGGCGTGGACTCGCTGAACGTCGGCGCGGCCGCGGCGGTGGCGTTCTACGCGGTGGCCACGAGCCGCCCCGGGAACTGACCGGACCGGTTTCCGCGGGGCCCGCCACGCCCTACGGCGTGTCTCGAACGTCCCGTCCGACCGGGGGCTCGCCCCGCGGGCGGACGGAGCTGCCTTCGCACTAGCCCCGCAGGCTCTGCGCCACCGTGATGCCCAGCGCCACGACGAGCGTCACCACGACGAACACGAAGATCCGCTGGCGCAGCAGGCGGGGATTGGCCGGCCTGCGCCCGGTGGACGTCGCCCTGGCACCGGGCCGGGACGCGGGCCGGCCGCCCGTCTTCGCGCCGCCGCGCGACTGCGGCGGCCGCGAGCCGCCCGTACGGGGTGCCTGCCGTCGCGGCATCCGTTCCCGGGACGCGGCCGGCCCCGGGCTCCCCCCGGTGGCCGGCGGCCTGCCGTGGGTCGTCCGCTCCGTGTACCGCGCGGTCCCGCGCCCCGGCGTCAGCTCCTGCTCGGCCCGTTCCCGCTGGGCCGGGGGACGCACCTCCGACAGACCCTGCGCCTCACGAGCGGCGATCTCCTTCAGCCGCATGGACAACTGCAGGGTGCTGGGCCGTTCCTCGGGGTCCTTCGCCAGGCATGCGCGCAGCAGCGGGGCCAGCGCGTCCGGCACGCCGTGCAGTTGCGGCTCCTCGTGCACCACGCGGTACAGCATCACTTCGGAACTGCCGTGCCCGAAGGGGGAGTCGCCCGTCGCGGCGTACGCCAGCGTGGCCCCCAGCGAGAAGACGTCCGTGGCGGGGGTGACCACGGCGCCGCGCACCTGCTCGGGAGCGAGGAAGCCGGGGGAGCCGACGGCGGTGCCCACATGGGTCAGCGTGCTCGCGCCGGTGGCCCAGGCGATGCCGAAGTCGATGATCCTGGGGCCCTTGGGGGAGAGGAGGATGTTCGACGGCTTGAGGTCCCGATGGACCACCCCGGCCTCGTGGACGGCCACGAGCCCCTCGGACAGCGCCGCCCCGACGGCGGCCGTCTCGGCGGCGGACAGCAGGCCCTCCCCGGCCACCCGGTCGTGCAGGGACGGCCCGGGTACGTACTGCGTGGCGAACCAGGGACGGTCCGCCTCGAGGTCCGCGGCGACGAGCCGGGCCGTGCAGCCGCCCCGGATCCGCCGGGCGGCCGACACCTCACGGGCGAAGCGGGACCGGAACTCCTGGTCCTCGGCGAGGTCCGGGCGGATCACCTTCAGCGCGACGCGCTGACCGCGCCGGTCGGAGCCGAGGTACACGACCCCCATGCCGCCGGCGCCGAGTCGCCGGTGCAGCCTGAACGAGCCGACGACACGCGGATCCTCGCGCCGGAGCCGCATCATCGCCATGTTCATCCCCGCCGGCCGGTGGTCCTTCTGACGTGGCACAGCTTACGTACCCGTGGGCCGGTGTGCTCATAGGCCGCGCCCTCGCGGGCCGATCGATTGTCAGTGCCCGGTGGG is a window encoding:
- the cobT gene encoding nicotinate-nucleotide--dimethylbenzimidazole phosphoribosyltransferase — its product is MTDTGQVPGQGLPENAGMVEQPGVPAPGAYTYLDHSGGAPEAVTEDDDLLLMPGAQGAWSDPAAAPPTAPEPAPAAAHGTGHVQPVPVAQDTVAALHPQVPGAQAAPGYAGAGTAAVPEQTHAHTAQEQQYTVHEQRLRTAEQQTTPAQGVPQQAAGAQAAAGPVTAEQPVAGQVVTAGAATVHGQPAVQEQPPAPAQPAAHDRQSVHGQAVPHGQPAQDPQTAAEQPLHEAGAHEAGGRDSGSLDLGGVRMPPPAASAQTPPQARRPLHMGPPVPEANSGVVRSLADRGPAAHRAGGASSQQGAVTAPVAGPPAGGPEYLDVPRDEADLLPGPQLGVIPPQGASPWAARHAQPGAAVTVPAETASEAVAPVSAETVPPRAVPTSAAEPAAPEPYPAGVPAEVAPESMATGQFPAVEGSLPTGPRPATSPVAVIVPAEEGQRGAEVPVPSPEPPSPAADSATTPPEAVVVSEPEPESVEAPQPVAASGSVPAPGAGAAEPVAAPEHVAAAGTGAAPEPESVAVVPAPREGEDEDETAAADRAARTGRSAEVLDATQPAGTPVPAPEGRSTGEPGGVGPVPAAERTPGAETAADAERPGVPEDAGSAAAGSVPALAGETAPEAESPAETRAEVGPESPAEPEPGREPGTQPVADGVRGAGEDVEAEAEEIQGAAAPGYADAEREAVLRVMRERRDIRNGFRSDPVPHDVLLRVLEAAHTAPSVGHSQPWDFVVIRSAETRRSMHELAQRQREAYAKSLPKGRAKQFKELKIEAILDTPVNIVVTADPTRGGRHTLGRHTQPQMAPYSSALAVENLWLAARAEGLGVGWVSFFDEREMVRALGLPEHLEVVAYLCVGYVDEFPEEPELMQAGWSKRRPLSWVVHEETYGRRALPGEEPHDLLQETVSNIRPLDAKALGEAWERQKRMTKPAGALGMLEIISAQLAGLSRMCPPPIPEPAAVAIFAGDHGVHAQGVTAWPQEVTGQMVANFLGGGAVCNAFANQVGAEVCVIDVGVASDLPATPGLLPRKVRPGTADFTTGPALGREEVLAAIEVGIETARDLVSAGNKALLTGEMGIANTTASAALISVYTGVDPAEVTGRGTGINDEMHARKVDVVRRALELHQPDVADPVGVLAAVGGLEHAALVGFILGGASLRTPVVLDGVSAGAAALVARAVAPEALAACIAGHRSAEPGHVAALNKLGLRPLVDLDLRLGEGTGALLALPLVQSAARAMHEVATFDSAGVTEK
- the cobA gene encoding uroporphyrinogen-III C-methyltransferase, which encodes MAEPAEQAKSPAHPQPDSREEHPAYPVGLRLAGRRVVVLGGGQVAQRRLPALIAAGADITLVSPSATPSVEAMAQAGEITWARRRYQDGDIADAWYALVATSDPVANESASAEAERTRTWCVRSDDAEAATAWTPATGRSEGVTVAVLTGRDPRRSAAVRDAIVEGLRDGSLAAPRRRDRTPFVALVGGGPGDPDLITVRGRRLLAEADVVIADRLGPRDLLDELPPHVEVIDAAKIPYGRFMAQEAINNALVEHAKAGRSVVRLKGGDPFVFGRGMEEAQALAEAGIACTVVPGISSSISVPGAAGIPVTHRGVAHEFTVVSGHVAPDDPRSLVDWESLAKLTGTLVILMGVDKIGAIAEALVAHGKAPDTPLALVQEGTTAAQRRVDATLATVAETVRTQDVRPPAVIVIGDVVAEALTSNHR
- a CDS encoding TrmH family RNA methyltransferase → MADLITIDDPEDPRLRDYTGLTDVELRRKREPAEGLFIAEGEKVIRRARHAGYEMRSMLLSAKWVDVMRDVIDEVPAPVYAVSPDLAERVTGYHVHRGALASMQRRPLPTAGELLRDARRVVIMESVNDHTNIGAIFRSAAALGMDAVLLSPDCADPLYRRSVKVSMGAVFSVPYARLDSWPKGLETVREPGFKLLALTPDEKASPIDEAAPHRLDRVALMLGAEGDGLSTQALVAADEWVRIPMAHGVDSLNVGAAAAVAFYAVATSRPGN
- a CDS encoding serine/threonine-protein kinase; protein product: MNMAMMRLRREDPRVVGSFRLHRRLGAGGMGVVYLGSDRRGQRVALKVIRPDLAEDQEFRSRFAREVSAARRIRGGCTARLVAADLEADRPWFATQYVPGPSLHDRVAGEGLLSAAETAAVGAALSEGLVAVHEAGVVHRDLKPSNILLSPKGPRIIDFGIAWATGASTLTHVGTAVGSPGFLAPEQVRGAVVTPATDVFSLGATLAYAATGDSPFGHGSSEVMLYRVVHEEPQLHGVPDALAPLLRACLAKDPEERPSTLQLSMRLKEIAAREAQGLSEVRPPAQRERAEQELTPGRGTARYTERTTHGRPPATGGSPGPAASRERMPRRQAPRTGGSRPPQSRGGAKTGGRPASRPGARATSTGRRPANPRLLRQRIFVFVVVTLVVALGITVAQSLRG